The DNA region agctcaaaatattggtatcattacaaatacatctatatcaatctcgtccatcaattataccaacataggattaaagcggtttttgttacattaattcgtacaatcaaatgacatagattaaacatgggtgtgtagtgtggattaacatgtagtgtgatctttaacatgtctaataccaactggtcctcctttattccttatagagatcaatctgaataactttaaaatcttgattttctttaaaaactaaatctttaatttctttagaaactaattctttaatgtgcacataaattccaaattgtatctatacaagcatcacaatacaaactcccactaaaactgtatatcatctaaatatgtaatatccatatgaacaatatgttcatgaaagacctcagatagcaaatatttagagaacggatccgtaattttagagtttgtccaaatatgctcaatagataaataaacattctgaatctttattttccaaatagttcgacttagtcaaactcatattaatattaaagtaaaagaactgcaaattattgtcacgtaataactttaatggtctttctatatcattcataatttgcaacctcgtgacaaaattttgcagtcagattctttaattggataccacaaaacacctaataaattctgccatcaacttgaaataattcgagtgtcaacttaacactcttccaaaaattaattttttaaactaaaatgatgtggcacgaattttcgactgttttagtatccaacaaaattcgaatcaatataccaaatgatctctatccgattcgatttcactatatgagtatgcaatgttttgttcttaaaatatcacattagttgtttggttgttttcttaatgatccaaaccaggatccttcaagtatttgtccaacatcataaatattcttaatttcttgattcatataatctagagcatacattaaactcttgtttaaggagtattatgtatatatatttattttcaaggctaatcttgaagtacttatgagactaaatttatctctagatctttcaaaatattcaataattaacatctagaaattctttagtctagtttattttctttagacctataaggcctgaccttaactggacaaccccaaaagaatttactagttgttttagttgaatctttattccatatataagttgtaattcttaactcttccttccaaatgaatcaattacatgaagatattccataaatgtttgtttccaaataaaaaaaaagtatctaaagtaattctttatttcttcatctttaatatgaattgtcaatgcccacgccgatgtttctttcaccatcaattgacttttgacaattaactcaaccgtacatcaacacttttactttagtaatactgaagttaccattaaatgtgtatgagtactgaagttaaattactcttagaacaaacaaaacaaactataatatgtattcttttatgcaccactttctttagtaattttcttttaggtgcaatatctgcaattcttacaacttcatttctttattatgtattaaggtatttgctaagtgaacactatttatgttatttttgtttcaatcttttatttttcttacacacaattgatgtgagttcatatagagactatgtctccctttagacaactacaattcacatcaattaactcaagtgtaaataagaaaatccaaattagatgcatgagaatacattattgtaactctgactttaatgcattacttttgaaacaaaataaaacatatattatttatgaaatctttattgtaataatacccttagcaattttaaccattttagatataattcttaataaattctaaatatgtcttaaaaattatatcatataaaatgaacttaagatgttgacaaaaaaataatccgtataagcagaagtgttaacttgattagataacaaaacaaatgaacaaccatactcacaaaattttaataatcacataaattcaaaataatggtacgtctcatcataagataccaaacgcaacattaatatttagtctttggacattaaatattaacttgcaaacggtactcttttgtagtaatcaaatattaacaataagtcctgtcaaataattggttatctttggatattccaattattcacatggcccaccgaataattgttacatatttattaccacatgtgcataatgttattctgaccaattatttatcttcctttgggccgattaaataaccgcatgaaatacatacacactaccttcttaatttataaaacatattaaccttcacaagagagcctactttggtaggatgttgcttcaattaattgatttaataaattaataacttatgtacatactttaagtgtgtaactcgaccaattattaaacttacttttgtccgattaataatcgcatagttacaaacacaaccgtcttaatcttataaaacaaatatgttctataaattaataatttgtacattatttaaatttgcaatccgaccaattattaaccttcctttgggccgattaacaaccgcataattacaaatttaagtgggcctaaagttgtaccaaattttgaatgtgttattaacaCCGAAAATCcgaatgttgttttatgtatcaaaattacataaattccatatgtgttacacaaaacaaataattgtgattttactaatcactcaattatttcttaatatcaatcaacacaatatatacataaagaccgaaatatgtatatatatttgaatgtgtaatataacatgattgattattcatccaaatataataaataattaaataatcaattacacagattactcaaaattctaaatttatcaattattaggttaatttatcaattattaggttaattgatttccttaattctgaataaataacttaattcttgataaataagttattgatatttatttattcttaattgtaaattattattattaataaaataataatctctttattcttgtcttttcttaatttctgaatatatttatataaattgactttttcttaatttctgaatatattccatacattaattaagtcataaattaaatggaTGATACATCCGttttttatactaattcattaaatatattaaaaacttaatgtaatcaatatttataaaagattataaacatgataagtaactatttttctttacttaattctcaaatcataacctatatcatagatatatattaaagttttaaaattctagaattccataatatattttactttattcttaattgtatataaatgtattaatacattaacaattatttcagaaataaatatttattcaatttttaactaattaaaataatattatcattattttaattccttaaattaattataataagtataataattaactattattctaaaaatgaattctttaattctttacataattatataattattattattttaattccttaaattaattataataattaattattattccaaaactgaattccttaattccttatatattattattattattattttaattccttaaattaattataataattaattattattccaaaACTGAATTTCTTAATTCTTTacatacttatataattattatataattagaatgataataaattattattctaaaattcaaatttccttaattaatttgtactcaaaatatatatatataaccgaaatatatataatatatttattaatatctctttaattatctaattaataataaatagatattaatttgaccaattctttaaaaaaaattcaacttctttaccatatatttctctttatgacttaaattcatattattaatttgaattattattttcaaattaataattaaatccaattcttgaaataaaacttttccatcttctttttttatgattctaaaaccgtttattctttatgatttcTGAAAAATCGTTTAGATGTCTAGAGTCTTTAATTCTTTactataacatataatttaataaagatcGTTTTTAAACTGTTCATCTTCCTCAtgctttaacaaatattatttaacaaatccttttcaatatttgatatctttctttATAACATATGATCTTTTcaatatttgatatctttctttATAACATATGATcagttctttattttaacttctttattatatctttctaattaattaaatattcatatattatatctaaGAATATGAACTATTCTTTAATCAtaattctttaaacaaaatatattaatctgaatatctaaaattatttagatacttgatgtcttttctttattttaatctaatccaaaattttagattaatatatacatcaaatattgttgttactattcattaattcattcaatCATTATCCGTTCTAGCCAAATTAGATGAAGAACATAACTAGCCAAATTAGatcaagaacaaaaaaaaatgtctaatcatattcttaaaaattcttataaacttaaatctcaATAGATCGACATAGagagggctctgataccacttgttagaatctttaatctaaatctttaatccttaaatctatattcttaattctctatgtcaataaatcgagataaactgtaattgcggaagtACCTGGATCtttaatgaagaacggttcattaagccgttcttcgttattctcttcttcttgttcttggatctggacctgaatctgaatgtggatcttctcgttctggatctggacctggatcggaatgtttgatgtgggtggggtttaagtcttccaaccctatatcgatagccttcttgagagatgaactaaATCtttattgttcgatgagagaaacaaataggctggctatctatatgggttggggacctagccctaatatacctatttattattcggcccatcaacgaaataataaaatggtatttctgcttctacacaaatatccCCCCATacttattatagatgtctaaataagcccataacctttatatttaatagatcactttatttgggctttaatttttattatgataacaactaatatacaattattaaataatatatgtacccgaatattggaaataattccaacactATAGTCTTAGGATGTGATTAGAGTAGGCTCTGTCCAAAATCACAGTTTCATTTTGTTGAAACTGTGAGGATATTATTGATTGAAAGGAAGAACAAACATACTGATTCTTCAGCTGTTCTTCGATTGGTATCTCATCTTCGAGCATCGAAAGGCGACCCAGGCGTGCAGGCGAGATCCCGGTGATCGGATGGATTGTCGCGGAAATCGCCTTGGCCGGAAGACGATCGGAGAACAGCCGGAGGCGGAATGGACTTTTGTTGTATCCGATTCCTCCAACTTCTATCGAAGTTACAAATAGGCCCCCGGGcctttatcttttttaatttctaattaattatttaattcgaaATTAGAGTAGTTCCGAGCTCTTCCTCCTGTTTTAATTGAACTACTGAACtttgttttcaatttattttggtttcaaactttaaaaattcaaaaataaaataatttcaaaagtcTTGTTTGTTTTCCAGATTTaacaaacaactttaaaacgatgattcaaacattttctcaaattttcccaaaaattcaaaaatattatattcttcatataaaatattgtttggaAATTTTTAGGGCCTTTTTtgcaaaattttaaactttggaAATCTATAACTTGAATTTCATGTGTCCAAAAATCATGAAATTTAAAATGtagtttcttaaaaatattttcaataccCAAATTTTTTTCTGAATTTTTGGTATTTGTTTGGAAAAACGACTATTTTGCAGTGTCATATTCATAGTTATGTAGCTCCAAAAATTCCAAACGCGATTTCTACGagcttataaaaatatttttgactatcATGTAAagttttgggaattttgggaatcatttttgaaaatgactcattttaaGGTGTTGTATTCGGAGTTTTCCTAACTCCGCAAATTTTAAAAGGAAACACTTAGGACTTTGGATTAGTCTATTCTCTTCTCTTTTTTTCGAAGGAATAAACTTTTATTCTTTGATCCGAATCCTTGTCCTCCTCGTTTACACTCCTTTGTTCTCCCTCGAAAATCATGATTTTTTTCCCTCGGAAATCGTGTTTCAATTTTTCATTGCTTTATCCTTCTAAATACCTCATGAATAGGAATAAcctttttacaaaatataaaatgatcaaGACTTTTTCACACAAAGTAAAAAAGTTCTGAACTCATAACAAAAACGTAACAATCCTTTTATTTTGTTGATtgtgtatatataaattatcctTGTCAAATATCTCAGGAATAGGATTAGTCATGTTGTTTATGTACACTATAAAAAGACTTTTAagcattatatttttattttatctctctaaattcATTATCTATTATGgtgtttttttaattcattgatacaaaaaataaagtttCTCTACGTTAAGAATAGTACAacatgataatataataatagagCGAATCCGAGTAACGAGGGACATATCATACTTGTTATGTTCTACTTTCATGATTATTTTACTATCATTTTTCTACGGTTTGATTTTGAGAAATCTCTGTAATCACGTTTATATCATATCctctccaaaattattttttttaagtataaaattgatattaaaagtttatattactataaaaataataaacttataactttataaaatataaaataataaataaatatattaataatgttatatatttaatttagtttattattgtttaactAGAAAGAAACTAGACCATTTAGATGAAAAACCCAGtatgaaatatcaaataaacttaaaattgtgAGACATGTCAACATTTACTCTTTGTAATAAAAGAAGAGGTCTCCACATCTCTAATTGGTTATCTAAATTTGACTTTTTGATTCTCGTTCTCAATATTTATTGAAATGCCTTGAttgtattcaatatttattatttatacggCTACAACCTGTTTCTTtcttctattatatatataaaccaggCCGTCAGCCTTCTCATCTGCCATTGGAAGCACAGGGTAGAGCTCTTCTCTCAAGTTAAAGGGTAAAggtaataattaaaacataatctctttatcttttcaattatttttgttaataatatatatcttgaGAACTATATATTCTATTATAATGGCAGATGGAGGTTTTGGTGAAAACTGTATCTGGGAAGACAATTAAACTTGTGGTTGAGAGTTCTGACCCAATTGATTGTGCGACGGTCAAGATTGATGAGGACACGGCTATTACACTTGATGTCCAGAAAGAGCTAACTGATCCATTTGAGATAATCATAAAGACCCTTGATGCCCAGTCTTTTACACTCGTTGTAGGGAGTTCAGACACTATTCGTAGTGTTAGAGCTAAAATCAAAGAGAAAATTAAAGGGTATCCAGACGTTGACGAGCAACGATTGATATTTGAAGGAAAACAGCTGTGTGACGATTCTCATATTCTGAAGGATTACCACATTCATAATAAATCCATTATTCGTCTTATTCCTCGTCTAGGGGGTGGAAGCTCTAAAAGGAAAAGATGATTATGGATGACGTGTCATGTATGCATGATATGAGTTTTATTAATCTCTTGGtgataaattatgttttcaacTATAGTTTTTCTTTTggttactatatatatatatatatacaatgagCTATGGACTCCTAATAGAAATTGAATACCAATTACTAGATAGATTATTCTTTATCTTTTCTTATAACCTTcttttctttcaccatcaaagAGGGCAACTTATGAATTTTCTCCAACATGTGCTACTAagtaataaacattttaaatctTTCTTCTTTGTACCTTTGATTCTTTTTTCTCCAACAAAGACCAAGAGAATGCTAAACACAACATTTTAGAAGGGTCGAACCGGGTTCAAACCAATGACATTCCGATGTGTAGTCAACTGGTTACTGATCTATAACAACTTCTTCATCCATTTgattcttttatattttctaggttttatttaagaaaaatatagatCTTTTTGACgcataattttatttctaacaaTGATCaagatttcttttttttttaaacgtgAATATGAAATGCTAGTAActtctttttatctttttttcatattttgtctTCTCCGATATGATGGAAAACTTCCTTCAACTCCTCTCTTTTAAAAACTCAACTTATGAATCTTacctttattaaaatatccctacattcttttctttttccaacAAAAACTAAGgaaatactaaaaatatattttttttgaatcaaATGCTCTATAATTGAGTtatgaaaattcaaattagaaaCTTTTTGATTCTTTTATCATCTTTgtatcttttcttttatttctcaaacAAAGAGTAAAGTCGAATGCTCTACCATTGAACTTTGACCCTAATGAAATTCGTACCTCTTGATTTGTAGTGAAATGTGTTTAATGAAATTCGTACCTCTTGATCTGTAGTGAAATGTGTTTATCTTTGTGTCATATGACTAGTgagttttattaatattttggtgttgaattagCTTTCAAATGTATTGTTTTTCTTTAGTGACTATATATATACTGAAATCTTGAGACTAGTTAATTCATGCAAAATACATACCTATGAAGAAATAGACTATAAATACATTTATGAGTACGTTTTGAGCATGGGTTGTGGTGACTCAGTGTTTTGTGTTTTGTTCGGGTGTTTTTATAATCTATCTATTTTGTCATAAATAACGGTACCCAGGTTTGGGGGCATTATAGGTGGTATCAAAGTCAACTCAGTGGTAAGAACAAAGTGAATGTCACGGAGGAGCACCTCTTGAATCCTGCGGGAACAAAGTGCCACGTGTCACTTTTAAAGTTCTAACTGGGGGAGTTTGGGACTACTCTAGGACGACGCATGACTAAGCTGAGGAGATTGTGATGTCTCACATTGGAAAATTATAGTAAATATGAATTCCTTATAAGAGTGAGGTtaatagattaaatattttttcatgggTACCTTTTGAGCATTGGTTGTTGTGGCTCAATAGTTTTACGAgggtatttataatttatttcctAATGGGTAATGGTACCCGAGtattgagttatggagcctacacttataataaatcgtggaaaataattatttttatcaaattagaacgggttcatataaagaaagaaatcaaaatgagaatagacagtattcatcaacatcttcagtTCATCCCCCTTTCATTATAAGAGGAAGGTGAAGGGGAAAAGAAAGACAATCTGTTGATACAATAGGTTGGTACGGAAATAAAAATCCcaattgggataattaggatttcatacagtttataatctttgtttgtataTTTGATTCTACTAATCATTTTGTTTAGGGTCGTTTTATTGTTATCCTTTAATCATAGCTaaggtttgtctagttttaatCATTGACCCTCTCACTTTTggtattttaatgaaatggttttaaccgtttttcttaaaaaatcattttatgaTGAAACCATTCTAAAATGACCCAGATTTACGTATTTTTTTAAAGACCAACGAAATACGATCTTTTACTCACGACCTCTTAATCTACTCAAATGTTTTACCGTTGAGCTATGAAGCCTTTACGGAATTTGAAGTACTCACAAATTCTTTATTTGTAAATACACTACCATTGAACTATGTACTCTAATGAAAGTTGAAATACCAACAACTTTTTCAAAGACTCAAATATTGGGAGTTGACttgtaaaatgatatttataaggGACTAAGCAGTTTAAATTGATGACATATTAACGTATAATCAAATGCTCTTACCACGTAAGGTTGGACCCTTAATGATTTGAAGTACCAAAAACTTATTTATCCTTTCAATTCTTTATCTTTTCCCGATGTTAATGCTGCTacatatgaattttttttgagGCCATTACAAATCTCCTAACTTAAACTCTCAAATGTTGGAgcatgtttatttttttctctaggTTCTCTTTAAAAAGAAGATAGATTACTAATGCATATTCTTATTTCTTTTTACAATAAAGGTCAAGatttactttttttcttaatgTGAATACGAAAACGAGCAACTTCTTTATGTTCTCTTATATTGGGTGCGGGTGGAAAACTTCTTTTGTCTGTTTCTTTCTTTGAAAATAGGAATTCCAGGTTATATGACGCAACTTATCAATCTTCACCTCTCTTACAAAATCTAACTTAAAATCCTAATTGTTGGTCACCCTATTTTTTTCTCCAACAAAGACCAATGGAATACTAAAATTTGGAGTTGAACTGATGAGCTCTTGATCTGAAGTAAAATTCTCTTAGCTCTTTTAGGTTTTGAATCCTAATGAAATCTAAAACTCTGGAATCCTAATGGAGCCTAGGGGAAGGGAGCTTCGCTCCATACGTTATCTAGACATTCCGTTAACGACGTTTGGGGTGAACTCGGAATGAAATTCGGGTTTCGGATTCTCTCTCCCTTCCCTTCATCCCAgctttcatttattaatataataatgcttctACATTTTGATTGGTCCGTAACATGAGAACACGAGAATCGATAGCAGAAGATTCAAATTTCTAAATTAGGAGGCAGGGAGAAAAAGATTGTGTCGTCGTGAAGAATCAAAGTCcagagaagaaagaagagattTTGGGAAGTAAAATCGAAGATAGAGTAGCTAGAAGAGGATAGTGTTAGAATGAAAGTTCGGTTAGGTCGGAGCAGAGCGATTAAGGCGACTTCTCTCACGGTAACTCTagatttaaaatctaatttatataacaCTCTTCTCCATCGATATCGACTTGAGTCAATTTTATGGAAATAGAATCTTCAGTTCCGGGAAAAATTAATTCGACCCTACTCTTTTGATCAAAAATCCTGTTTTTGGTTGCTGAACTCGTATGGCATCCAACCAACTAAAC from Impatiens glandulifera chromosome 5, dImpGla2.1, whole genome shotgun sequence includes:
- the LOC124938901 gene encoding polyubiquitin 11-like gives rise to the protein MEVLVKTVSGKTIKLVVESSDPIDCATVKIDEDTAITLDVQKELTDPFEIIIKTLDAQSFTLVVGSSDTIRSVRAKIKEKIKGYPDVDEQRLIFEGKQLCDDSHILKDYHIHNKSIIRLIPRLGGGSSKRKR